In Aythya fuligula isolate bAytFul2 chromosome 19, bAytFul2.pri, whole genome shotgun sequence, one genomic interval encodes:
- the RPL12 gene encoding 60S ribosomal protein L12, which yields MPPKFDPTEVKVVYLRCTGGEVGATSALAPKIGPLGLSPKKVGDDIAKATGDWKGLRITVKLTIQNRQAQIEVVPSASALIIKALKEPPRDRKKQKNIKHNGSVSFDEIVNIARQMRHRSLARELSGTIKEILGTAQSVGCSIDGRHPHDIIDDINNGVIECPAS from the exons atgCCGCCCAAATTCGACCCCACGGAGGTGAAAGTCG TGTACCTGCGCTGCACCGGCGGGGAGGTCGGCGCCACCTCCGCTCTGGCCCCCAAGATCGGACCCCTCGGGCTG TCCCCCAAAAAAGTCGGCGATGACATCGCCAAGGCCACGGGTGACTGGAAGGGGCTGAGGATCACGGTGAAGCTCACCATCCAGAACAGGCAAGCTCAG ATAGAAGTTGTTCCTTCTGCCTCTGCCTTGATTATCAAAGCTCTGAAGGAGCCTCCCCGTgacaggaagaagcagaaaaaca TAAAGCACAATGGCAGTGTCAGCTTCGATGAGATAGTGAACATTGCTCGGCAGATGAGGCACAGATCCCTGGCTCGAGAGCTGTCAG GGACAATTAAGGAGATTCTTGGAACTGCCCAGTCTGTGGGCTGTAGCATTGATGGCAGGCACCCACATGATATCATCGATGACATCAATAACGGGGTGATTGAGTGCCCAGCT AGCTAA